In a genomic window of Sulfuriferula nivalis:
- a CDS encoding 3'-5' exonuclease has translation MLLLGLDLETGGAFNAPMDTNFITEVGLVLWDTEFAQPVDFLSLLIKPGQPVSPESVEYTGISDELLAQHGHPADIRTLQPITKLMNKADYIVAHNGRDFDRPLLEAAFTQFGLKMPATPWLDTQYDVDYPRPCRSRSLIYLAGYHGIVNPFAHRAVTDVLTMLTILARYDIAEVVANSQRKWLIVQANVGYEEREMAKEKGFRWQQDGGKVYEKCWVKRVREDQLAALQTSCDFNLTILDRF, from the coding sequence AAACGGGTGGCGCATTTAACGCACCCATGGACACCAACTTCATTACCGAAGTCGGCCTGGTGTTATGGGATACCGAATTTGCACAGCCGGTAGATTTTTTATCGCTACTCATCAAACCCGGCCAGCCTGTCTCACCCGAATCGGTTGAATACACAGGAATCAGCGACGAACTATTAGCTCAACACGGCCATCCTGCGGACATACGCACCTTACAACCCATCACCAAGTTGATGAACAAAGCTGATTACATCGTGGCGCATAATGGTCGTGATTTTGACCGTCCCTTGCTGGAAGCTGCATTTACCCAGTTTGGTCTTAAAATGCCCGCCACACCTTGGTTGGATACTCAGTACGACGTAGATTACCCACGCCCTTGCAGAAGCCGCAGTCTGATTTATCTGGCGGGATATCACGGCATAGTCAATCCTTTTGCCCACCGTGCCGTCACCGACGTCCTCACCATGCTCACCATACTCGCCCGCTACGACATAGCGGAAGTCGTCGCCAACAGCCAGCGCAAGTGGCTCATAGTTCAAGCCAATGTTGGTTACGAAGAACGTGAGATGGCAAAGGAAAAAGGATTCCGCTGGCAACAGGATGGTGGCAAAGTCTATGAAAAATGCTGGGTTAAACGCGTGCGTGAAGATCAGCTCGCCGCCTTACAAACCAGTTGTGATTTTAATCTGACAATACTGGATCGGTTTTGA
- a CDS encoding HD-GYP domain-containing protein, which yields MLTPSEAQYVTPEQLCIGLYIHLDLGWMDHPFTFSSFKIKNQQQINTIRKLKLKRVRYDQALSDVEPMLIENSPPPPVIVEELDAEEEAILAGKKARIDQLKTIQNDIARVEQAFVRSVDAVRSITRNVYSRPAEAYADTNALINQMLKSLVENGDVLIHAMGNQLGEDLYFHSLNVTVLSLMLAKSLDFSNADMQDLGMAAMLHDIGKNDIPHKILAKTDPLTKAEQTIVEQHSEIGVAVAKKMGLSNAALLAILQHHEYVDGSGYPRHLTGDKMSPISRVLSIVNTYDNLCNPGHGLAGLTPAEALSRMFAKRRAQFDDEMLKSFIKGLGVYPPGSIVRLSNDFVGLVLCVNATNPMKPDVLIYDADTPKNEAVILHLADEADIKITKSLRVAELSPEAHAYLNPRKHVTYSLDSKEKPRPR from the coding sequence ATGTTAACGCCATCCGAAGCGCAATATGTAACGCCTGAACAATTGTGTATCGGGCTTTATATCCACCTTGATTTAGGCTGGATGGATCATCCATTTACCTTTAGCAGCTTCAAAATTAAAAATCAGCAGCAAATTAATACGATACGTAAGCTCAAGTTGAAGCGGGTGCGCTATGACCAGGCATTGAGTGATGTGGAGCCAATGCTGATTGAAAATAGTCCGCCTCCACCGGTGATAGTGGAAGAGCTGGATGCGGAGGAGGAAGCAATTCTGGCTGGTAAAAAAGCCAGAATTGATCAGTTAAAAACCATACAAAACGATATTGCCCGTGTTGAGCAAGCATTTGTCAGATCTGTTGATGCAGTCAGAAGCATTACCCGCAATGTATATTCCAGACCTGCAGAAGCTTATGCAGACACTAACGCGCTGATTAATCAAATGTTAAAGAGTCTGGTGGAAAATGGTGATGTGCTTATACATGCGATGGGTAATCAGCTGGGTGAAGATCTTTATTTCCATTCATTGAACGTAACTGTGTTGAGTCTGATGCTGGCTAAATCATTAGACTTCAGTAATGCAGATATGCAAGATCTTGGTATGGCTGCAATGTTACATGATATTGGTAAGAACGATATCCCGCATAAAATATTGGCTAAAACCGACCCGCTTACCAAGGCGGAGCAAACGATAGTTGAGCAACATAGTGAAATCGGGGTGGCTGTCGCAAAAAAAATGGGCTTATCAAATGCAGCTTTGCTTGCTATTTTGCAGCACCATGAATATGTTGACGGAAGTGGTTATCCTCGGCATCTTACGGGGGATAAAATGTCCCCTATTTCACGTGTACTATCAATAGTGAATACTTACGATAATTTATGTAATCCAGGCCATGGTTTAGCCGGACTAACACCGGCAGAAGCATTGTCACGTATGTTTGCCAAGCGGCGTGCGCAATTTGATGATGAGATGCTTAAATCTTTTATCAAGGGGCTGGGTGTGTATCCACCAGGTAGTATAGTGCGACTGTCTAATGATTTTGTGGGGCTGGTGCTGTGTGTGAATGCGACCAACCCGATGAAACCCGATGTGTTGATTTATGATGCTGATACACCAAAAAATGAAGCGGTAATACTGCATCTTGCTGATGAAGCTGATATCAAAATAACCAAAAGCTTGCGTGTTGCTGAGTTATCACCTGAAGCCCATGCTTACCTCAATCCACGTAAGCATGTAACGTATAGCCTGGACTCAAAAGAAAAGCCCAGACCACGTTAG